The following proteins come from a genomic window of Ictidomys tridecemlineatus isolate mIctTri1 chromosome 9, mIctTri1.hap1, whole genome shotgun sequence:
- the LOC101960735 gene encoding MORF4 family-associated protein 1: MRPLDVVELAEPEEVEVLEPEEDFEQFLLPVINEMREDIAALTRERGRAHARNRGKLWEMDNMLIQIKTQVEASEESALNHLQGADGGAAPRAAPRCEKAEEKAKELAKMAEMLVALVRRIEKGESA, from the coding sequence ATGCGGCCCCTGGACGTGGTGGAGCTGGCCGAGCCCGAGGAGGTGGAGGTGCTGGAGCCCGAGGAGGACTTCGAGCAGTTCCTGCTGCCGGTCATCAACGAGATGCGCGAGGACATCGCGGCGCTGACCCGCGAGCGCGGCCGGGCGCACGCGCGCAACCGCGGCAAGCTGTGGGAGATGGACAATATGCTCATCCAGATCAAGACGCAGGTGGAGGCCTCGGAGGAGAGCGCGCTGAACCACCTGCAGGGCGCGGACGGCGGCGCGGCGCCCCGGGCGGCCCCGCGCTGCGAGAAGGCGGAGGAGAAGGCCAAGGAGCTGGCCAAGATGGCAGAGATGCTGGTGGCGCTGGTGCGGCGGATAGAGAAGGGCGAGTCGGCGTGA
- the S100p gene encoding protein S100-P: MTELETAMGLIIDVFARYSGGEGSRHTLTKAELKQLMEKELPGFLQSGRDKDAVGRLLKDLDANGDAEVDFSEFIVFVAALTSACHKYFAQTASK, translated from the exons ATGACAGAGCTGGAGACAGCCATGGGCCTCATCATCGACGTCTTCGCCCGGTACTCAGGCGGCGAGGGCAGCCGGCATACCCTGACCAAGGCGGAGCTGAAGCAGCTCATGGAGAAGGAGCTCCCCGGCTTCCTGCAG AGCGGAAGGGACAAGGATGCTGTGGGCAGACTGCTCAAGGACCTCGATGCCAACGGAGATGCCGAGGTGGACTTCAGTGAGTTCATCGTGTTTGTAGCCGCACTCACGTCTGCCTGTCACAAGTACTTTGCACAGACAGCATCCAAGTGA